Proteins encoded within one genomic window of Geotalea daltonii FRC-32:
- a CDS encoding transglutaminase domain-containing protein — protein sequence MKTINSFLGSVNMPFFQLLILLVSLLSPMLIYAADFNIEEDLQGISEKSRAVIKKMRETGRYTATETALLKQLLQQIKAVDLILSERFRLAEERTKSVSATAVERHNAMNERYRAALGEIISIFEQIPAGEAISDSAAARLELLLDTSLPKKKTQILGTLPYKVINYPAVEPTDAPSLLPAYRNGAATAVGAADLKGSPEAPISREIAALAQSLDWNPVGIYEWVKNNVETEWYWGSMKGAEETMRQKSGNDCDQAALLVSLLRASGYPARYVKGVIEFFPGMERVKNLTGIDDPLEIANFFRHAGIPYRPLISGSKIDNFQIEHVWVETQVPYLNYRGTMKDGAGRTWIALDTSIKGGDYQWNAPRDLMPEISLADTRDLYLSAPSQQTPVEFLQTKIEDFLTTNHPELVYANLLRVRTHAPELLKILPASLQFREIKVTQELSSIPDELLHKVKVTAADRDGKQLFETTIDTFKVSNRSLVLSYEPENVEDQQIISSYGGLDNTPSYLVRLRPVLKLDGERMVVATDGLPMGSDYTVTVSLVGPRGTETVSGNHIVGNLSVLSVVAQKTITLPEVKPEDVDAERILLEEAENYARRWYEAEEQLSSLLHLSMARPIPSVAILGGVIDVSYILDTPHGFAWKGVYLDAALRRIYPGAAKGAGDSAAAKRKDFMLFSALQGSVLEHRLFEDDFQVGAISTARLFQELGGQVLTIDSTNIDTVLPTLSYDDAIKADITQSVAQNYLVRIPAAATSFQDWTGTGYIKENPATGEAGYMLSGMIAGGMTAWGIDRWPAYYASMLTTPFTEPPNPDQNAALFIQKMTGDLQFVKVGERLPKWLQVRVTDKQGRAVQNAPVTFTVRAGGGHLAYNSGSYTTYTNRAGIASVSPTVGEKTGANPTYWWEDGYTYAQQIGENIIDATLASGIPTAKPFTAYAFPKTPHHLKKTLGDDITRPILSHTGSLSVMVEDMYDNPISNSVVKFALQAARSNLSTCTLPNQDSRQGYLIKTGDTCTANLPVWGQCGTPTMTLQDISSKQGASVDMILGGVPDATYSVIVTSGNLTETFTQSTEPYGNCGGDQPPANMLYVTYSKPVDSAGNNIYAGKAGTAVPLKARVFYLREGEKEILETLNCSGPRTCTKIVGNRQYRIDTNFKSATVTFGGQPGVNLGGGLYRGLYTLAPGLNNVAVSATATVSGRKTYSICQLCNVIQTVDFTATTGINIPVYGVKIVSKTPTRAFLDIKGYSYNDVKAAYSIEPADYKAGSAYVVITKNGETIASIPTEVSGNGFATLSKGFWYDTNSSYDATVVLNYGWGDIELRGDKKPVVLSSVNTVKAYDANNPCNQAPGKLMDSLVIGVDPSNKARVAMHVELDPPGAAPELVWGFSAFPNSAFPESGSFTSGDPFSDISALVTRDYKLSVGVDINGNGVFDSGDNIVRTFTVTVISKADFELSRQWLKCIARPDAACAALVMTMPLEMQGLYFLLSATGVLEKPMGSSFLMQFIGEGADAPIQPLRPIGTAPLAAGQLDLNSGAYLRADCSADIPELVYDKNIARGPEMMAKIANAPSVRGLIDSTLRNEKAKMVAWFNANPGQLYPTFANAVSLDFRERIAGKFILNDLGLAYGTATVELTTINANLEDQSGHLCINGVHVVGTVTDVYDWKWFQNDLFGKRAAVLQVGFGSNAVLGSAGQVFQSRAKLNEDLDITFCLN from the coding sequence ATGAAAACGATAAACAGCTTCCTTGGCTCTGTAAACATGCCTTTTTTCCAGCTTCTCATTCTGCTGGTCAGCCTTCTCAGTCCAATGCTCATTTACGCAGCGGACTTCAATATCGAGGAGGACCTGCAAGGAATCTCGGAAAAAAGCCGGGCCGTCATCAAAAAGATGCGGGAAACCGGCAGGTATACGGCTACCGAGACAGCGTTACTGAAACAACTGCTGCAGCAGATCAAGGCCGTAGACCTGATTCTGTCGGAACGGTTCCGACTGGCAGAGGAACGGACAAAATCGGTATCTGCAACTGCAGTGGAGCGGCATAACGCCATGAACGAGCGCTACCGCGCAGCGCTAGGGGAAATCATCTCCATATTTGAGCAAATACCGGCAGGCGAGGCGATCAGCGACTCAGCTGCGGCCAGGCTTGAACTGCTTCTCGATACCTCGCTTCCCAAGAAAAAGACACAGATTCTCGGGACCCTTCCGTACAAAGTTATCAATTATCCTGCGGTGGAGCCGACGGATGCCCCCTCGCTACTGCCGGCCTACCGGAATGGTGCAGCTACTGCGGTCGGTGCCGCTGATCTGAAGGGTTCCCCTGAGGCGCCGATTTCCAGGGAAATTGCGGCTCTGGCACAATCGTTGGACTGGAACCCGGTCGGCATCTATGAGTGGGTAAAGAACAACGTGGAAACCGAGTGGTACTGGGGTAGCATGAAGGGCGCAGAGGAGACCATGCGCCAGAAAAGTGGCAATGACTGTGATCAGGCGGCACTACTTGTTTCCCTGCTGAGGGCTTCCGGTTATCCGGCTCGGTACGTCAAAGGTGTGATAGAGTTTTTTCCCGGCATGGAGCGGGTGAAGAATTTGACCGGAATCGACGACCCATTGGAGATCGCGAATTTTTTCAGGCATGCGGGGATTCCATACAGGCCGCTCATATCAGGCTCGAAAATAGACAATTTTCAGATAGAGCACGTCTGGGTAGAAACTCAGGTTCCCTATCTGAATTACCGCGGCACCATGAAGGATGGCGCCGGCCGGACCTGGATCGCCCTGGACACGAGTATCAAAGGTGGCGACTATCAGTGGAACGCGCCAAGGGATCTCATGCCCGAGATCTCCCTTGCCGATACTCGTGATCTTTATTTATCCGCGCCGTCGCAGCAGACCCCTGTCGAATTTCTCCAAACAAAAATCGAAGACTTTTTGACTACCAATCATCCGGAACTGGTCTATGCCAATTTACTGCGAGTCCGGACCCACGCACCGGAACTGCTCAAAATCCTCCCAGCCAGTTTGCAATTTCGAGAAATCAAAGTGACACAGGAGCTTTCGAGCATTCCGGATGAGCTGCTCCACAAGGTGAAAGTGACCGCCGCGGACCGGGATGGCAAGCAACTTTTCGAAACCACTATCGATACCTTCAAAGTTTCCAACCGCAGCCTGGTTTTAAGCTATGAGCCGGAGAACGTCGAAGACCAGCAGATAATAAGCTCCTACGGCGGCCTCGACAACACTCCGAGTTATCTGGTGAGGTTGCGTCCGGTGTTGAAGCTGGATGGGGAGCGGATGGTGGTGGCGACCGACGGACTACCCATGGGAAGCGATTACACCGTGACTGTTTCCCTGGTCGGCCCACGTGGAACCGAGACTGTCAGCGGCAATCACATCGTAGGAAACCTGTCGGTGCTCTCTGTTGTTGCACAGAAAACCATCACTCTGCCGGAAGTCAAACCGGAGGATGTGGACGCTGAACGAATTCTGCTTGAGGAGGCGGAAAACTACGCCCGTCGCTGGTATGAAGCTGAGGAGCAACTCTCTTCACTGTTGCACCTCTCGATGGCACGCCCCATACCGTCGGTGGCCATTTTGGGTGGCGTGATCGATGTCTCATACATCCTCGATACCCCCCATGGCTTCGCCTGGAAGGGGGTATACCTGGATGCAGCCCTGCGGCGGATCTATCCTGGAGCGGCAAAAGGCGCCGGCGACTCTGCTGCGGCAAAACGGAAGGATTTCATGCTCTTTTCCGCACTGCAGGGGTCGGTGCTGGAGCACAGGCTGTTCGAGGATGATTTTCAGGTCGGGGCAATATCGACGGCGCGGCTTTTCCAAGAACTGGGGGGCCAGGTGCTGACCATTGACTCCACCAATATCGATACGGTACTTCCGACGCTTTCATATGACGACGCAATTAAAGCCGATATAACCCAGAGCGTGGCCCAAAATTATCTGGTAAGAATACCCGCAGCTGCTACCTCCTTTCAGGATTGGACAGGTACCGGATACATCAAAGAGAATCCTGCGACCGGCGAGGCCGGCTACATGTTAAGCGGTATGATAGCCGGCGGGATGACTGCGTGGGGCATCGACCGGTGGCCCGCCTATTATGCGAGCATGCTGACCACCCCTTTTACAGAGCCCCCCAATCCCGATCAAAACGCAGCGTTGTTTATCCAGAAGATGACAGGAGATTTGCAGTTTGTGAAGGTCGGGGAGAGACTGCCCAAGTGGCTGCAGGTAAGGGTTACCGATAAACAGGGAAGAGCGGTGCAAAATGCCCCCGTAACCTTCACTGTGCGTGCAGGAGGGGGCCATCTGGCTTATAATTCAGGATCCTACACCACCTATACCAACCGCGCCGGGATTGCCTCAGTCAGCCCGACTGTGGGAGAGAAGACCGGGGCGAACCCGACCTACTGGTGGGAGGACGGCTATACCTACGCGCAGCAGATCGGCGAAAACATAATCGACGCCACCCTGGCATCAGGAATTCCCACTGCCAAGCCGTTTACCGCCTATGCCTTTCCCAAAACCCCTCACCACCTGAAAAAGACCTTGGGGGACGACATAACCAGGCCGATCCTGTCCCACACCGGCTCATTGTCGGTGATGGTTGAAGATATGTACGACAACCCCATATCCAACAGTGTGGTGAAGTTTGCCTTGCAGGCCGCCAGATCAAACCTTTCGACCTGCACTCTCCCCAACCAGGATAGCAGGCAAGGGTACCTGATTAAGACGGGGGATACCTGTACAGCCAATCTTCCGGTATGGGGACAATGTGGAACTCCAACCATGACTCTACAGGATATCAGCAGCAAGCAAGGGGCGTCGGTCGACATGATTTTGGGTGGGGTCCCTGATGCCACATACAGTGTCATTGTTACTTCCGGAAATTTGACAGAGACATTCACCCAGTCCACTGAGCCTTACGGCAATTGTGGAGGAGATCAGCCGCCAGCCAACATGTTGTACGTCACCTATTCGAAACCTGTAGATAGCGCCGGAAACAACATATATGCCGGTAAGGCAGGTACTGCCGTCCCCCTGAAGGCGAGAGTTTTCTATTTGCGCGAAGGGGAAAAGGAGATTCTGGAAACCCTTAATTGCAGCGGTCCGAGGACCTGCACGAAAATCGTCGGCAACAGGCAGTATCGGATAGACACCAATTTCAAATCGGCAACGGTGACTTTCGGCGGACAACCGGGAGTCAACCTGGGGGGAGGGCTTTACCGGGGGCTATATACCCTGGCTCCGGGGCTCAACAATGTAGCCGTTTCGGCGACGGCCACCGTCTCAGGGAGAAAGACTTATTCCATTTGCCAATTGTGCAATGTCATTCAGACCGTCGATTTTACAGCAACCACCGGCATAAACATCCCGGTATACGGTGTCAAAATCGTGTCGAAAACGCCAACCCGGGCTTTCCTGGATATTAAGGGGTATTCGTACAACGACGTGAAGGCTGCCTATTCCATTGAACCTGCCGACTATAAGGCTGGGTCGGCCTACGTGGTGATTACCAAAAATGGTGAGACCATAGCGTCAATCCCCACGGAAGTGAGCGGGAACGGCTTCGCGACTTTATCTAAAGGCTTCTGGTATGACACCAACAGCAGCTATGATGCAACAGTGGTGTTGAATTACGGATGGGGGGACATAGAACTTCGCGGCGACAAGAAACCAGTTGTTTTAAGCAGCGTGAACACCGTCAAAGCTTACGATGCCAATAACCCTTGTAACCAGGCGCCGGGTAAATTGATGGACAGCCTGGTGATTGGCGTCGATCCGTCCAATAAAGCGCGAGTGGCTATGCACGTGGAGCTCGATCCTCCTGGTGCGGCTCCAGAACTTGTCTGGGGTTTCAGTGCGTTTCCAAATAGTGCCTTCCCCGAATCGGGAAGCTTCACGTCCGGCGATCCGTTCAGCGACATTTCCGCGCTCGTGACACGGGATTATAAGCTATCTGTCGGTGTCGACATCAATGGCAACGGCGTCTTTGATTCCGGTGACAATATTGTACGCACCTTTACTGTTACGGTGATCTCGAAAGCTGACTTTGAACTGAGCAGGCAATGGCTCAAGTGTATCGCCAGGCCTGACGCGGCGTGTGCTGCTCTGGTAATGACCATGCCCTTGGAGATGCAGGGTCTTTATTTCCTGCTTAGCGCCACCGGCGTACTGGAAAAACCGATGGGTTCCTCCTTCCTGATGCAGTTTATCGGTGAGGGGGCTGATGCGCCGATCCAGCCATTACGGCCGATAGGTACAGCCCCGTTAGCGGCTGGACAGCTTGACCTTAATTCAGGGGCTTACCTGAGGGCGGACTGCTCGGCGGACATTCCGGAATTAGTCTATGACAAAAACATAGCAAGAGGCCCGGAGATGATGGCCAAGATTGCCAATGCTCCTAGTGTCAGAGGGTTGATAGATTCGACTTTGCGTAACGAGAAGGCGAAAATGGTTGCCTGGTTTAACGCTAATCCGGGCCAGCTTTATCCGACTTTTGCTAACGCAGTTTCCTTAGACTTCAGGGAACGTATTGCCGGCAAGTTTATTCTGAACGATCTTGGCTTGGCCTACGGGACGGCAACAGTTGAACTTACCACTATTAATGCCAATCTTGAAGATCAATCTGGACATTTATGTATCAACGGTGTGCATGTCGTCGGAACGGTAACCGACGTCTACGATTGGAAATGGTTTCAGAATGATCTGTTCGGAAAAAGGGCCGCTGTACTCCAGGTTGGCTTTGGCTCAAACGCCGTCCTGGGAAGTGCGGGGCAGGTATTCCAGAGCAGGGCCAAGTTGAATGAGGACCTGGATATAACTTTTTGTTTGAACTGA
- a CDS encoding DUF1540 domain-containing protein has product MAQTMPKIKVCDVTDCAYNNEKICHAMAITVGDSHPTCDTFTNSSQKAGVSEITGGVGACKVDSCKFNQSLECSAPDIQVTIHKDHACCKTFTER; this is encoded by the coding sequence ATGGCTCAGACAATGCCGAAGATTAAAGTCTGTGACGTTACCGACTGCGCCTACAACAATGAGAAAATCTGTCATGCCATGGCAATAACGGTGGGGGATTCTCACCCCACTTGCGATACCTTTACCAATTCATCACAGAAAGCGGGTGTGTCGGAAATTACCGGCGGCGTAGGCGCCTGCAAGGTGGACAGCTGCAAGTTCAATCAATCGCTGGAATGTTCCGCCCCCGATATTCAGGTTACTATCCATAAGGACCATGCATGCTGCAAAACGTTCACGGAAAGGTAG
- a CDS encoding nitroreductase family protein: MDLMEGIYSRRSVRSYTHEEPTRDQVLEIVKAGSWAPSGLNNQPWRFVIVRSAEIRQQLAALTRYRHIIGGAPVAIAVFCDRTVMYNDVKDHQAMGACLQNMLLAAHGLGLGAVWLGEILKSAAEVGRLLQVSSEMELMAVLAIGYPADTGQRSIRKDAEELVLAEF; the protein is encoded by the coding sequence AGGGATCTATTCGCGCCGCAGCGTGCGCAGCTACACCCATGAAGAACCAACCAGGGATCAAGTGCTGGAAATAGTCAAAGCCGGCTCCTGGGCGCCCTCAGGGCTCAACAACCAGCCGTGGCGGTTTGTTATCGTCAGGAGTGCGGAAATAAGGCAGCAGCTGGCAGCCCTGACCCGTTACCGGCACATTATCGGCGGTGCACCGGTGGCCATTGCCGTTTTTTGCGATCGCACGGTCATGTATAACGATGTCAAGGACCACCAGGCCATGGGCGCCTGCCTGCAGAACATGCTTCTTGCCGCCCACGGGCTCGGGCTGGGGGCGGTCTGGCTGGGGGAAATCCTCAAAAGTGCCGCCGAGGTGGGGCGCCTGCTCCAGGTTTCTTCGGAAATGGAGCTGATGGCGGTATTAGCCATCGGTTATCCTGCAGACACTGGTCAGCGTTCCATCCGCAAGGACGCGGAAGAGCTGGTCCTCGCGGAGTTCTGA